One part of the Vicia villosa cultivar HV-30 ecotype Madison, WI linkage group LG6, Vvil1.0, whole genome shotgun sequence genome encodes these proteins:
- the LOC131611273 gene encoding basic leucine zipper 43-like translates to MQTKEFNTQQLNYLLPNSNPSPYPSSCNYTIFQNTTQTSHLYGFNQNPILQDFSPQSSCISNNSTSDEADEQNKGLINERKHRRMISNRESARRSRMRKQKHLDELWSQVVWLRNENHQLLDKLKSFSESHDRVVQENVQLKEQASELRQMVCDMQLHGSCLPLSPLEDVPSMNSPLVESDSSNKTITSSVDLLGL, encoded by the coding sequence ATGCAAACAAAAGAATTTAACACACAACAACTCAATTATTTACTCCCAAATTCCAATCCATCCCCTTATCCATCATCATGCAACTACACCATCTTCCAAAACACAACTCAAACCTCTCATCTCTATGGTTTCAACCAAAACCCTATTCTTCAAGACTTCAGTCCTCAATCCTCATGCATAAGCAACAACTCAACCTCGGACGAAGCGGACGAGCAAAACAAAGGCCTAATCAACGAAAGAAAGCATCGAAGAATGATATCGAACCGGGAGTCAGCGCGCCGATCCCGAATGAGGAAACAAAAACACCTTGATGAGCTTTGGTCACAAGTTGTTTGGCTAAGGAATGAGAATCATCAACTACTAGATAAGTTAAAAAGTTTTTCAGAATCTCATGATAGAGTTGTTCAAGAGAATGTTCAATTGAAAGAACAAGCTTCGGAGCTTCGACAAATGGTTTGTGACATGCAGTTGCATGGTTCTTGTCTTCCTTTGAGTCCTCTTGAAGATGTTCCTAGCATGAACTCACCTCTTGTTGAATCTGattcctcaaacaaaacaatcacAAGTTCTGTTGATTTGTTAGGATTATAA